One window of Flavobacterium dauae genomic DNA carries:
- the tyrS gene encoding tyrosine--tRNA ligase has protein sequence MKNLVEELRWRGLVHDMMPGTEEQLTKESTTAYIGFDPTSDSLHIGSLVPIIILKHLRNFGHKPIALVGGATGMIGDPSGKSDERNLLNEATLTKNVNGIKALLSRFLDFDAKDDNAPVLVNNYDWMKDFSFIAFARDVGKRITVNYMMAKDSVKKRFESDGAGMSFTEFTYQLIQGYDFYHLNKEYNCLLQMGGSDQWGNITTGTELVRRMNVDNEERAKAYAMTCPLITKADGSKFGKSEGGNVWLTADKTSVYKFYQFWLNTADADAEKYIKIFTFLPKEEIEKIIAEHTEAPHLRPLQKRLAEEVTVMVHSREDFENAVKASGILFGNASADDLKALDAKTFLEVFDGVPQAEISMEDLKAGIDIVDVLNAKSGFMKSNGEARRALAENSISVNREKVQEGFSLSTNDLINNQFVLLQKGKKNYFVLNVQ, from the coding sequence ATGAAAAATTTAGTAGAAGAATTACGCTGGCGCGGGCTTGTTCACGACATGATGCCCGGAACAGAAGAACAATTAACAAAAGAATCTACTACAGCATATATTGGTTTCGACCCAACATCAGATTCATTACACATAGGTAGTTTAGTGCCTATTATTATATTAAAACATTTAAGAAATTTCGGACACAAACCAATCGCTTTGGTTGGTGGAGCAACTGGTATGATTGGCGATCCATCAGGAAAATCAGACGAAAGAAATTTGTTAAACGAAGCCACACTTACAAAAAACGTAAACGGCATAAAAGCTTTATTGTCTCGTTTTTTAGATTTTGATGCGAAGGATGATAACGCACCCGTTTTAGTAAATAATTATGATTGGATGAAAGATTTTTCGTTCATTGCTTTTGCCCGTGATGTAGGAAAACGCATTACTGTAAATTATATGATGGCGAAAGATTCTGTTAAAAAACGATTTGAAAGCGATGGAGCCGGAATGAGTTTTACCGAATTTACCTACCAATTAATTCAAGGGTACGATTTTTACCACTTAAATAAAGAGTACAACTGTTTGTTGCAAATGGGCGGAAGCGATCAGTGGGGAAATATTACTACGGGGACTGAATTGGTACGCCGTATGAATGTTGATAACGAAGAGCGAGCGAAAGCTTATGCTATGACTTGTCCGTTAATCACCAAAGCCGATGGTTCTAAATTTGGAAAAAGCGAGGGTGGAAATGTTTGGTTAACAGCCGATAAAACATCGGTATATAAATTTTACCAGTTTTGGTTGAATACAGCTGATGCAGATGCAGAAAAATACATCAAGATTTTTACGTTTTTACCGAAAGAAGAAATCGAAAAAATAATAGCAGAGCATACCGAAGCACCTCATTTACGTCCGTTACAAAAACGTTTGGCGGAAGAAGTAACCGTAATGGTTCATTCGCGTGAAGATTTTGAAAACGCCGTAAAAGCATCAGGAATTTTGTTCGGAAATGCATCGGCAGACGATTTAAAAGCATTAGATGCCAAAACGTTTTTAGAAGTTTTTGACGGTGTTCCACAAGCCGAAATTTCTATGGAAGATTTAAAAGCTGGGATTGATATTGTAGATGTTTTAAATGCAAAATCGGGCTTTATGAAATCAAACGGAGAAGCAAGAAGAGCTTTAGCAGAAAATTCGATCTCTGTAAACCGTGAAAAAGTGCAAGAAGGTTTTAGTTTATCAACAAACGATTTAATAAACAATCAGTTTGTTTTGCTACAAAAAGGCAAAAAGAATTATTTTGTGCTAAACGTTCAATAA